The genomic region CTACCTCTCTTCCCTCGCCTATCCGCAGGAGGTGACGGTCGGCTTCGGCGTGGCGCGGCTGGGGCGCACGAGCGTCGTCTGGCATCTCGCCGTTTTCGGCGCCGAGGAGGGCGATCCGGCGGCGCTGGGGCGCTTCGTCCATGTCTTCGTCGCGCGCGGCGACGGCCGGCCGACGCCCGTGCCGGACGCCCTGCGCGCGCATCTGGAAGGCCTGCGGCTCGCCGGCGCATGACCTTTGCCGGGGGCTGCCCATCCGCCGGCCCGCATTCGTTGACAAGCCGGCATGCGGCCCGTATCTGAAGCGGCGGAGAGGTGGCCGAGTGGTCGAAGGCGCTCCCCTGCTAAGGGAGTAGGGGGTGACAAGCCCCCTCGAGGGTTCGAATCCCTTCCTCTCCGCCAGCGTTCCCGACCAGAGACTCCTTCGTTTCATCCGCGCATTTTCCGTCCAACATAAGCCCGAGTCAGGCCAACTCCTTTTGCGTCTTGCAGAGGAGAGGAAGAGACAGGGGCTATGCGCAGCCCATCTCGCGCGTGTGCCGCGCCACGGGACGTCAATCGCCGGCAAATTCTCTTGATTGACAAACGCGTGCATCGCGCTAGCATATCTCGACCGGCAGCATCTGACTGCGGAATACGTCGATGCGTCAGTTCGAGAAGTTCGAGGGGTGCTACAAGTTCAAGCCTGCAGATGCGGCCGGCGTCGTCGTTCATGACATGTTGCGGCCTGCGCTCGCGCGGGCCGCCCGCCTCCACGGGTGGTCGGGATTCGGCCTCCGCTCGCTGCGTCCGGCCACCCCGCACGGCCCTGCCGAGGAGGGCGCCATCGAGGTCAAGTGCCGCGCCGGCCCGTGCGGCATGGAAGTCAGCCGGATCGAATGGGCAAAGGCCTGCAATCTCCGCAACCGCTCCTGGCATTACATCGCTTTCGATTGCGCCCCGCGTCGCCCGCGCCTTGTCAAGGCGCAGAACCCGTTGGGAAAGCTGTTGGCCAAGGCCAACGACAACGCCCTGATCGTCGAGACCGAAATGTTGATGGCCGCCACTGAACTGAGGGGGGGCACATGAAAATTTGCTACGTCGATGAGAGCGGCAACAACTCCGAGGATCCCTGCCTTGTCATGGTCGGCGTCCTTGTTGATTCCTATCGCCTAAACCGGACGCGGGAGGAATTCGCGGAAATCTTCGACGACATTCAGCGCCTTTTCGAAAAAAACCTGAGAGAACTCAAGGGCTCGAAGATGTTCTTCGGCCGGGACCGCTGGCGGAACGTCAATCCGGAAGACCGGAAAAGGATTGTGGGCCATCTTTGCAAGTGGATCAGCGATCGCAAGCATTACCTTGTGCTCTCGGCAATCGACCGAAGCAAGTTGAATAGGGACAATACTGCCAACGTTCCAGAGCAATGCCGCGATGAATGGCTAGCGGGAGGCCTGCATATTGCCTTGCAGATTCAAAAGGCCCATCAGAAGAAAAGCAAGAATAAGGGGCACACGTTCCTGATCTTTGACGACAACAAAATGAAGGCAGACAATCTGAGCGAACTGTTGTGGCAGCCTCCGGAATGGACTGATGATTATTACGACAGGAAAAAGAAGCAAATCCGTCTTGACCAGATAGTGGATACGACCTTTACCATCAAATCGCACCATGCCGGCCTTGTGCAAGTTGCGGATTTGTTCGCATTTATATTTCGACGCTACGCTGAGATGAAGGACTTCGGAATGCCCGAGGGATGGGCTGGCGAGCAAGCGCTGATCGGAAAATACGTAGAGGCCCTATCAAGCAGGCTTCTTGCTCGCGTCTGCCGCTGGCCCAAGAGACCGAATGGAGCGTCGTCGCGATGGTTTAATTCGATCGCGCCAGCGTCGCTCATGTCTTTGGGAAAATGATTATGCGGAACGGCAAGCGCCTCATCTAGGTCAACAGCCCCCTTGGAGCCGGTATCGCTCGCGTCGGTGCGTGAGGAGAGCGTCCGGCTCGGGCTTGTCTCGACGCCGCACATCTAGCCGGCGGGACGCCGAGGGAGCGGCCGGCGCTGAAGAGGCTTCTCGCCGATATCGAAGCCGGGCTGATCGACGTGGTGGTCGTCTACAAGATCGACCGGCTCTCCCGGTCACTCATGGACTTCGCCAAGCTGGTCGAGGTGTTCGACCGCTGCGGCGTCACCTTCGTCTCCGTCACCCAGTCGTTCAACACCACGACGTCGATGGGGCGGCTGACGCTCAACATCCTCCTGTCCTTCGCCCAGTTCGAGCGCGAGGTCATCGGCGAGCGCATCCGCGACAAGTTCGCCGCCTCGCGCAAGCGCGGCATGTGGATGGGCGGCTTCGTGCCGCTCGGCTACGACGTGAAGGAGCGCAAGCTTGTCGTCAACGCGGCCGAGGCCGCACTGGTGCGCCACATCTTCGAGCGCTTCATCCAACTCGGCTCGGTCACCTTGGTCGTGCACGAGCTGCAGGCCGAGGGGCGGCTCACGAAGCGCGGCAAGCCCTTCGACAAGGGCATCGTCTACAAGCTGATCAACAACCGCGTCTATGTCGGCGAGGCGGTGCACAAGGGCGCAAGCTATCCGGGCGAGCACGAGGCGATCGTCGACCGCGACACCTTCGATAAGGTGCAGGCGATCCTCGCCACCAACGGCTATTCCCGCGGAGCAGTGATACGCAGCAGGACGCCCGCGCTGCTGCGGGGCCTCATCTTCACCGAGGTCGGCCGCGCGATGACACCCGCCTCCACGAGAAAGGGCAGCCGGCTCTATCGCTACTACGTGTCGACCGACGCGATCCGCGGGCGCAAGCCGGCCGGCACGGCGGCGCCCCTGCGCCTGCCGGCCGATGTGGTCGAGGCCGCGGTGGTGCGGGAGATCCGCCGACTTGCGCGCGCGCCGGAGATCGTCGCGCAGGCCGTGGCCGCCGCGCGCCGGGAAACGCCCGACGTCGACGAACGCGACGTGGTCGCCGCCGTCGACCGGTTCACCGAAATCTGGTCCGCGCTGTTTCCCGCCGAGCAGGCCCGCATCGTCAAGCTGCTGGTGGAACGAGTGACCGTGACCGCCGACGGCCTCGCCGTTGATCTGCGTACCGACGGCCTTGGCACCGTGGTGCGCGAGATGCTGGCCCAGAAGCCTGAGGAGGCCGCCGCATGACCACGCCCTCCACCATCCGCGTCGTCATCCCGCTCAAGGTGAAGCACCGCAACGGCCGGCCGCGCATCGTGCCGCCGGCCGATCACGAGGCGCTCGACCTGCCAACGCCCGATCCGCGCACGCTGCGTGC from Rhodothalassiaceae bacterium harbors:
- a CDS encoding thioesterase, with the protein product MSHPWDDETLWPRRLAAWPCRERITTRWRDNDVYGHLNNTVYYEFFDAVINARMIRAGLLDPLRSPAYGIVAETACRYLSSLAYPQEVTVGFGVARLGRTSVVWHLAVFGAEEGDPAALGRFVHVFVARGDGRPTPVPDALRAHLEGLRLAGA